From the Oleiphilus messinensis genome, one window contains:
- a CDS encoding substrate-binding periplasmic protein — protein MPLIRVFRRLVKQTLFAVGLFLLLGPVWAAETTPVLNFVGSQFPYILERSADGRIEGIAADLIRDIATRIDIQADIQIYPWKRAQEMVKQGMAHVLIGPYKTPDREQYLDYSQYHFYQDHMVFYQRSQSDITWNGKIDALDAHSIAVVLGWSYGAAFDAKIAQLKPIQLQTLEKCLTFVLVGRAQLCATNQRNARVTIGKANYTEKVKMLLPAISDTKGYFAFAKVLELNKLKLKFDQQLKQLIDSGIVSELNARAGLLYQVESAVE, from the coding sequence ATGCCTCTGATTCGCGTTTTTCGCAGACTGGTAAAGCAAACCCTGTTCGCTGTCGGACTTTTCCTGCTGTTAGGGCCGGTTTGGGCTGCTGAAACGACCCCCGTATTGAACTTTGTTGGTAGCCAGTTTCCCTACATACTTGAACGCAGTGCGGATGGCCGAATTGAGGGCATTGCTGCCGATCTGATTCGAGATATCGCCACCCGTATCGACATTCAGGCGGATATACAGATCTATCCGTGGAAACGTGCACAAGAGATGGTCAAACAGGGTATGGCCCACGTGCTAATTGGTCCCTACAAAACTCCTGATCGGGAACAATATCTAGACTACAGCCAGTATCACTTTTATCAGGATCACATGGTTTTCTACCAACGTAGTCAATCCGATATCACCTGGAATGGTAAGATTGATGCGTTGGATGCTCATTCGATTGCGGTGGTTCTGGGCTGGAGTTATGGCGCGGCATTCGACGCCAAAATCGCGCAACTCAAGCCAATTCAGCTGCAAACACTGGAGAAGTGTTTGACATTCGTGCTGGTTGGCAGGGCCCAACTCTGTGCAACCAATCAACGCAACGCCCGAGTCACAATCGGAAAAGCCAACTACACCGAAAAAGTAAAAATGCTCCTGCCCGCAATTTCCGATACCAAAGGCTATTTTGCATTTGCCAAGGTTCTGGAACTGAACAAACTAAAGCTCAAGTTTGACCAACAATTAAAGCAATTGATCGACAGCGGAATCGTCTCGGAATTGAACGCTAGAGCGGGGCTTCTGTATCAGGTTGAGAGCGCAGTCGAATAA
- a CDS encoding medium chain dehydrogenase/reductase family protein: MENQLAKIIRPGGVEQIRLVNEPLRPPAENEITIKIEASGVAFADVLMREGLYPGVPRKMLTPGYDLVGRVERKGKSVEDFNVGDRVIALSQTDGNAHFINTATTLVCPCPESIPAPVAVALILNYVTAYQMLHRLARIKPNETVLIHGLAGGVGSALMQLALHADAQVYGTLSQRKWDSLDCMLTGNERLTKIDYQSEPFEAAIKRHCADGVDVVFDAVGGQHLKRSYQTLIPFGRVISYGFSTAIHNGRRNWLKAGNGILKGLFSAVDLIATSKTVSGYGIWVAAHAHPDWFQQDMQAVLDLYEAGIINPLISKTLPLAEIQQAHRLMESSQVPGKIVLMNEH, from the coding sequence ATGGAAAATCAACTCGCTAAAATAATACGCCCCGGCGGGGTGGAGCAAATCCGATTGGTAAACGAGCCACTTCGACCTCCTGCAGAAAACGAAATTACTATCAAAATCGAGGCCAGTGGCGTGGCGTTTGCGGATGTATTAATGCGGGAAGGACTGTATCCCGGAGTGCCCCGAAAAATGCTGACACCCGGCTACGATTTAGTAGGACGCGTTGAACGCAAAGGTAAATCTGTGGAGGATTTCAACGTAGGAGACAGGGTAATCGCGCTGTCCCAAACCGATGGCAATGCGCATTTCATCAATACTGCTACCACCCTTGTATGCCCCTGTCCGGAATCAATACCTGCACCGGTCGCCGTTGCTTTAATTCTAAACTATGTTACCGCCTATCAGATGTTACATCGTCTTGCCCGGATCAAACCCAATGAAACGGTATTGATTCACGGCCTGGCCGGAGGGGTTGGTAGTGCCTTGATGCAACTTGCACTGCATGCAGATGCGCAAGTCTATGGCACGCTGTCCCAACGGAAATGGGATAGTCTGGATTGCATGCTGACAGGAAACGAGCGATTGACTAAAATCGACTATCAATCAGAACCCTTCGAAGCCGCTATTAAACGTCATTGCGCGGATGGCGTGGATGTTGTATTCGATGCCGTTGGCGGCCAACACTTGAAGCGTTCATACCAAACCCTTATTCCATTCGGTCGGGTGATATCCTACGGATTTTCTACAGCAATTCACAACGGGAGACGAAATTGGCTTAAGGCAGGAAACGGAATACTCAAGGGTCTGTTCTCGGCTGTCGACTTGATCGCCACAAGCAAAACGGTGTCAGGCTACGGAATCTGGGTTGCTGCACACGCTCACCCGGACTGGTTTCAGCAAGATATGCAGGCAGTACTGGATTTGTACGAAGCGGGGATAATTAATCCCCTGATTTCAAAAACACTCCCTCTCGCGGAAATTCAACAGGCTCACCGTCTTATGGAGTCTTCGCAAGTGCCTGGCAAAATCGTCTTGATGAATGAACATTGA
- a CDS encoding PEP-CTERM sorting domain-containing protein: MKKLLLACGLVSVLASQAQATLITNGDFENLQLSGNSWGVFSSIPGWQTTLGSGIEVQRNTIVQAQSGQQYVELDAYNNSAITQGIDTLLGETYLLSFYYMPRTNNGNNDNGLGVFWDNFDKDYSNFDPSHEVFQIEDITHLQQPSWTQFTLELTATSDFMALSFGGQGANNSLGAFIDNVELTHVVPEPGTLALIGLGIAGIGLSMRKKA; this comes from the coding sequence ATGAAAAAGTTACTGCTTGCGTGTGGTTTGGTTTCGGTTCTGGCATCACAAGCTCAGGCAACCCTGATTACCAATGGTGACTTTGAAAACCTTCAACTCAGCGGCAACAGCTGGGGTGTCTTTTCATCGATCCCGGGGTGGCAGACAACACTCGGTAGTGGTATCGAAGTACAACGTAACACGATTGTCCAAGCCCAATCCGGACAACAATATGTCGAATTGGATGCTTACAACAACAGCGCGATCACACAGGGTATTGATACGCTTTTGGGAGAAACCTATCTCCTGAGTTTTTACTACATGCCTCGCACTAACAATGGCAACAATGATAATGGTCTGGGTGTATTCTGGGATAATTTCGATAAGGACTACAGTAACTTCGACCCCAGCCATGAAGTATTCCAAATTGAGGATATCACCCATTTGCAACAGCCTAGCTGGACTCAATTCACCCTGGAGCTCACCGCAACCAGTGATTTCATGGCATTGTCCTTTGGCGGCCAGGGTGCGAACAACTCATTGGGTGCATTTATTGATAATGTCGAGTTGACCCATGTGGTTCCTGAACCCGGAACACTGGCACTAATCGGACTGGGTATCGCAGGTATCGGGCTTTCAATGCGGAAAAAAGCGTGA
- a CDS encoding 5'-nucleotidase: MPYPIEEKFVIAVASSALFDLSESDKVFREQGPLAYRDYQAAQLDTPLEKGVAFPFVRRFLNMNQHFPDELPVEVVLLSRNSAITGKRVFRSIHHHGLEITRAAFLEGQSPYSYIPAFNASLFLSANEQDVSQAIDNGYPAGTVLPSVVMDDIVDAELRIAFDFDGVIAGDDAEKVYKGGLAGFHQFETARADIPHNPGPLADLFQKLAVIQKLEDQAVEKSPEYQRIIRTAIVTARSAPAHERVITTLEHWGVSANEVFFLGGMKKARILDILKPHIFFDDQQTHLTSSAGNIPMVHVPFGVTNQITKKAELSIAEETEIE, translated from the coding sequence ATGCCTTATCCGATTGAAGAAAAATTTGTTATCGCCGTTGCGTCAAGTGCCTTGTTTGATTTATCTGAATCGGACAAAGTTTTTCGAGAACAAGGGCCATTGGCCTATCGGGACTATCAAGCTGCGCAACTGGATACACCGCTTGAGAAAGGCGTGGCCTTCCCCTTTGTAAGACGTTTTCTCAACATGAACCAACACTTCCCTGATGAACTGCCGGTAGAAGTCGTTTTACTTTCCCGAAACTCCGCCATCACCGGGAAGCGGGTGTTTCGCTCTATCCATCACCATGGCCTGGAAATCACCCGCGCCGCATTTCTGGAAGGACAATCCCCCTACTCTTACATCCCCGCATTTAACGCATCACTGTTTCTTTCGGCAAACGAACAAGACGTTTCCCAAGCAATTGATAACGGCTATCCTGCTGGAACGGTCCTGCCTTCGGTAGTAATGGATGATATCGTCGATGCAGAACTGAGAATTGCATTCGATTTTGATGGCGTAATCGCCGGAGACGATGCCGAAAAAGTCTATAAAGGCGGCTTGGCGGGATTCCATCAATTTGAAACCGCAAGAGCGGATATCCCACACAACCCGGGGCCGCTGGCCGACCTCTTTCAAAAACTTGCGGTTATTCAAAAACTGGAAGACCAAGCTGTTGAAAAATCGCCGGAATACCAACGCATCATTCGTACTGCCATCGTCACCGCACGCAGCGCCCCCGCCCACGAACGGGTCATCACCACCCTGGAACACTGGGGCGTCAGCGCCAACGAAGTGTTTTTCCTCGGCGGCATGAAAAAAGCCCGAATACTCGACATACTCAAACCGCACATATTCTTCGACGACCAGCAAACCCACCTCACCTCATCCGCCGGAAATATTCCCATGGTTCACGTTCCGTTTGGTGTGACAAACCAGATAACAAAGAAAGCAGAGTTATCTATCGCTGAGGAAACAGAAATAGAGTGA
- a CDS encoding LysR family transcriptional regulator yields the protein MYSILKKFDLNLLLSLHALLTEQQVSLAAERLDITQSGMSKNLSRLRELLDDPLLVRKGNQMILTPRAEAMVTSLQSIVDQVDQLVMGDDFDPRQRDMSFRVAASDFLVQLYAPSWLNRIQTEAPHTKIVYVPWSTSTFSGLQSGEVDFAFGVVDSAPAGIYRKVIQRSSRYVCIGRRGHPALSGSLSLEHYVALRHVVPQLTGGGTNPVDLRLNVLGLTREIAVETPFFMAAVAIVSQTDLVMIVNESMVERLQPLYPLTVANLPFDLEFPPFGLFWHERVKASAPHLWFREQFLPVE from the coding sequence ATGTATTCGATTTTGAAAAAGTTCGATCTGAATTTATTGTTGTCATTACATGCTCTTTTAACTGAACAACAGGTTAGTCTCGCGGCGGAACGGCTTGACATCACTCAATCTGGAATGAGTAAGAATCTCAGTCGCCTCCGGGAATTACTGGATGACCCCTTGTTGGTACGCAAGGGCAATCAAATGATATTGACGCCCCGCGCAGAAGCCATGGTGACGTCGTTGCAATCAATTGTGGATCAAGTCGATCAACTGGTAATGGGGGACGATTTCGATCCAAGACAGCGAGACATGAGCTTTCGGGTTGCCGCTTCCGATTTTCTAGTGCAACTCTATGCTCCGAGTTGGTTGAACAGAATTCAGACTGAGGCACCTCATACCAAGATTGTTTACGTTCCCTGGTCGACCTCTACATTTTCTGGCTTGCAAAGTGGGGAAGTGGATTTTGCCTTCGGTGTGGTGGACAGCGCCCCTGCGGGGATCTACCGCAAAGTCATTCAGCGCTCTTCCCGTTATGTCTGTATTGGACGGCGTGGTCATCCGGCGCTGTCCGGTTCATTATCGCTCGAACACTACGTCGCATTGCGTCATGTTGTGCCGCAACTCACCGGAGGTGGGACTAACCCGGTTGACTTGCGTTTAAATGTGCTCGGCTTAACACGGGAGATTGCGGTCGAAACGCCCTTTTTCATGGCTGCGGTTGCGATTGTCAGCCAGACCGATCTGGTTATGATTGTTAATGAAAGTATGGTTGAGCGGTTACAACCTCTTTATCCTTTGACTGTAGCGAATCTCCCGTTCGATCTTGAATTTCCGCCATTCGGCCTGTTCTGGCATGAGCGGGTCAAAGCGAGTGCTCCCCACCTCTGGTTTCGTGAACAGTTCTTACCGGTTGAATAA
- a CDS encoding TonB-dependent receptor plug domain-containing protein yields MKWFVSILLVTLFAPLTFAQKKLLIDVKGTSLQELMNLKITSLSKKSEPLSEAPAAVYVLTRDDIIRSGANHLPEVLRYVPGVEVARISATQWAISIRGFNSNSANKLLVMIDGRSVYSPLYSGVLWEEKDVLMDDVERIEVVRGPGGTLWGANAVNGVINIITRSARDAEGSHIKVGAGRVEKGIVQLRHEQAVTDHQFVRVYGKFTDREESPAAENDSDKGQLAMGGFRWDIVDQFWGNLTVQGDVYHSELGGGFVSATREGRDGRGHNLLLNWKLKANPRQNHKLLFYFDHTTLETSLSDRRDIWNLEYQLQQQWGRNEFVIGAGYRYLTDDVTGSDLFSVAPQKRSDEIINVFLQNDTAFQGNTLHLILGSKFEHNNYTGDEWQPSIRLAKIWGDFMVWGAWSRAIRVPSRLEHDIVSPFLTGNQTAVSEESDFYEIGMRYQHHTQWQTDLSLYYGEYEHLLSVEIPMLANNISGRNLGLELSSQVQLLNNWLLRLNYTYTRLLMETAAGSLDTSTEANIEGRSPRHMAQLISFLDLSPQWQLNSYIRFFDELAAEQTDHYVVFDLALSWQLHPAGRLQLVGRHLGDAKHREWSSPESQVEQEVMLMTSWSF; encoded by the coding sequence ATGAAATGGTTTGTCTCGATTCTTCTTGTTACGCTCTTTGCACCGCTGACATTTGCGCAAAAAAAATTGCTCATTGATGTTAAGGGGACGTCGCTGCAAGAGTTGATGAATCTCAAAATCACCTCCCTGTCGAAAAAGTCAGAACCGTTGTCAGAAGCGCCGGCCGCGGTATATGTGCTGACTCGTGACGATATTATCCGTTCCGGTGCCAACCATCTCCCTGAAGTTCTGCGCTATGTTCCCGGAGTCGAAGTCGCCCGTATATCGGCAACGCAATGGGCGATCAGTATTCGCGGTTTTAATTCCAATTCAGCCAATAAGCTGTTGGTCATGATTGATGGTCGAAGTGTTTATAGTCCGCTGTATTCCGGGGTATTGTGGGAAGAAAAAGATGTTTTAATGGATGATGTCGAACGTATCGAGGTGGTTCGAGGGCCGGGTGGCACCCTTTGGGGGGCAAACGCGGTAAACGGTGTGATCAATATCATCACGCGATCCGCACGGGATGCCGAGGGCTCCCATATCAAAGTGGGGGCGGGTCGAGTCGAAAAGGGCATTGTACAATTACGCCATGAACAAGCTGTTACGGATCATCAATTTGTCAGAGTGTATGGCAAATTTACCGATCGTGAGGAAAGCCCTGCAGCAGAAAATGATTCGGATAAGGGGCAATTGGCGATGGGTGGGTTTCGTTGGGATATTGTTGACCAGTTTTGGGGCAACTTGACGGTACAGGGGGACGTATACCACAGTGAGCTGGGGGGGGGATTTGTATCTGCGACCCGTGAGGGGCGGGATGGCAGAGGTCATAACCTGTTGTTGAACTGGAAGTTGAAAGCCAACCCAAGGCAGAATCACAAACTGCTTTTTTACTTTGACCATACAACGCTGGAAACGTCATTGTCAGATCGTCGGGATATCTGGAATCTGGAGTACCAACTGCAACAGCAATGGGGGCGTAACGAATTCGTGATCGGTGCGGGCTATCGTTATTTAACGGACGACGTTACCGGGTCTGATCTTTTTTCAGTTGCACCGCAAAAGCGAAGTGATGAAATTATCAATGTGTTTCTTCAGAACGACACAGCCTTTCAGGGTAATACGCTTCATTTGATTTTGGGTAGTAAATTTGAACACAACAACTATACCGGGGATGAGTGGCAGCCGAGCATTCGTCTGGCGAAAATCTGGGGTGACTTTATGGTTTGGGGGGCCTGGTCAAGAGCGATTCGGGTGCCCAGTCGTTTGGAGCACGATATCGTATCGCCGTTTTTAACGGGTAATCAGACTGCGGTTTCAGAGGAATCGGACTTCTACGAAATCGGGATGCGATATCAGCACCATACCCAATGGCAGACCGATCTGAGTCTGTATTACGGTGAATATGAGCATCTGCTCTCCGTCGAAATACCCATGTTGGCGAACAATATCAGTGGTCGAAATCTGGGCTTGGAATTGAGTTCTCAAGTTCAGCTTCTAAACAATTGGTTGCTTAGATTAAATTATACTTACACGCGCTTGCTGATGGAGACTGCGGCCGGTAGTCTGGATACAAGTACCGAGGCAAATATTGAAGGACGCTCACCTCGTCATATGGCACAACTGATTTCTTTTTTGGATCTTAGCCCTCAATGGCAGTTAAACAGTTATATTCGATTCTTTGACGAGCTGGCGGCGGAGCAGACCGATCATTACGTGGTATTTGATTTGGCCTTGTCCTGGCAATTGCATCCCGCCGGAAGGCTCCAGTTGGTTGGGCGGCATTTGGGAGATGCCAAGCATCGTGAGTGGAGTTCTCCGGAAAGCCAGGTGGAACAGGAGGTGATGTTAATGACCTCCTGGAGTTTTTAA
- a CDS encoding HNH endonuclease, giving the protein MNCAQVLRVDKTGFPVSWLTPQAASLFICADRVLWFHGDVSIVLRGGTNHQGQRSELGIPAIIATQGVDKAAKDTPALSNQLLFLRDNYTCLYCGIRFASRDLSRDHIIPVSRGGADTWTQVVTSCKRCNNQKADRTPEEAGMQLLAVPFVPSRHEVLFLSNRRILGDQMDFLRSGIRAGLLNTA; this is encoded by the coding sequence ATGAACTGCGCACAAGTATTAAGAGTAGATAAAACGGGGTTTCCGGTATCCTGGTTAACGCCACAAGCGGCATCGTTATTTATCTGTGCCGACCGGGTGCTATGGTTCCATGGCGATGTGAGTATCGTGCTTCGTGGCGGAACTAATCATCAGGGGCAGCGTTCGGAACTGGGTATTCCTGCGATTATTGCCACTCAGGGTGTTGATAAAGCCGCCAAGGATACGCCTGCGCTCAGTAATCAACTTTTGTTTCTCCGGGACAACTATACCTGTCTTTACTGCGGTATTCGGTTTGCCTCACGGGATCTGAGTCGGGATCACATCATACCTGTTTCCCGTGGTGGTGCGGACACCTGGACACAAGTGGTGACCAGCTGTAAACGCTGCAACAACCAGAAAGCGGATCGCACCCCGGAAGAAGCCGGAATGCAATTACTGGCAGTGCCTTTTGTGCCCAGCCGGCATGAAGTGCTGTTTCTGAGCAATCGTCGTATTCTGGGTGATCAAATGGATTTTCTGCGCAGTGGTATCCGTGCAGGTTTATTGAATACGGCGTAA
- a CDS encoding YfiR family protein, with the protein MIFCSRLVRLTGFLAAVLFGSSSLGYAADVTYQIKASYIFNMLQFVEFPPRHGADAGQLNVCILGEDRFGAALDEIDGAELAQGRVKVSRLGHYSDATDLSPCKVLYVVDSEHSVVETVLSAIDASGTLTMGESSSFVGSGGLIEFFIQDDQIRFRINGKLINTTDFKVAAQLIELGVVIK; encoded by the coding sequence ATGATATTTTGCTCTCGCTTAGTCCGTCTGACCGGGTTCCTGGCTGCTGTTTTATTTGGTTCGTCGAGTCTGGGGTACGCCGCCGACGTGACCTATCAGATAAAAGCGTCCTATATCTTCAACATGCTCCAGTTTGTTGAGTTTCCGCCACGCCATGGGGCCGATGCCGGGCAGCTCAATGTGTGTATCCTTGGGGAGGATCGTTTCGGGGCGGCACTGGATGAAATAGATGGGGCTGAGCTGGCCCAGGGCAGGGTCAAGGTTTCCCGGTTAGGACATTATTCTGATGCAACAGACCTGAGTCCGTGCAAAGTATTATACGTTGTTGACTCTGAACACTCTGTAGTTGAAACGGTTCTATCTGCCATTGATGCTTCTGGCACATTGACGATGGGGGAGTCATCCTCGTTTGTTGGCTCTGGTGGTTTGATCGAATTTTTCATTCAGGATGACCAAATTCGATTTCGTATTAATGGTAAGTTGATTAATACGACAGATTTTAAAGTTGCAGCTCAGCTCATTGAGTTGGGGGTCGTAATAAAATGA